One window of the Parasphingopyxis algicola genome contains the following:
- the rsfS gene encoding ribosome silencing factor → MPASSAATLPNTDAHRAEDLHQLILQSLDDDQAQEVTSIPLAGKSSIGDYMVIASGRSTRHVASIAEKLAERMKAEFGIPTRIEGLPTADWVLLDAGDVIVHLFRPEVRSFYNLERMWGFGEQDEAAGDS, encoded by the coding sequence TTGCCCGCTTCATCAGCTGCGACGCTCCCGAATACCGACGCCCACAGGGCCGAAGATCTTCACCAGCTCATTTTGCAGTCCCTCGATGACGATCAGGCGCAGGAAGTGACCTCGATCCCGCTCGCCGGAAAATCGTCGATCGGCGATTACATGGTCATCGCCAGCGGCCGCTCGACGCGCCATGTCGCATCGATCGCCGAAAAGCTTGCCGAGCGCATGAAGGCCGAGTTCGGCATTCCGACGCGGATCGAAGGCCTGCCCACGGCGGACTGGGTCCTGCTCGACGCCGGCGACGTCATCGTCCACCTGTTCCGCCCCGAAGTCCGCAGCTTCTACAATCTGGAGCGGATGTGGGGTTTCGGCGAACAGGATGAAGCGGCAGGCGATAGCTGA
- a CDS encoding 23S rRNA (pseudouridine(1915)-N(3))-methyltransferase RlmH: protein MNLHIIARGKIGRGPEAELVDRYVQRIGWPVQITELPDSGGKVPPLPAAAKVVTLDETGRQLGSVEFARQIGDWREQGIREIRFLIGAADGLTDAERASADLSIAFGKATWPHLMARAMLAEQLWRASSILANHPYHREG, encoded by the coding sequence CTGAACCTGCACATTATCGCCCGCGGCAAGATCGGCCGCGGCCCGGAAGCCGAGCTTGTCGACCGCTATGTCCAGCGGATCGGCTGGCCCGTCCAGATCACCGAATTGCCGGACAGCGGCGGAAAGGTCCCACCTCTGCCAGCGGCCGCCAAGGTCGTGACACTCGACGAAACGGGCCGCCAGCTGGGCTCGGTCGAATTCGCTCGCCAGATCGGCGACTGGCGGGAACAGGGCATTCGCGAAATCCGCTTCCTGATCGGCGCAGCGGACGGACTGACCGACGCGGAGCGGGCGAGCGCAGACCTGTCGATCGCCTTCGGCAAGGCGACCTGGCCGCATCTCATGGCACGCGCGATGCTCGCCGAACAGCTCTGGCGGGCGAGTTCGATCCTTGCCAACCACCCCTATCATCGCGAAGGATAG
- a CDS encoding murein hydrolase activator EnvC family protein: MILRLLAMIALFSAVLAPFALAQPRTGADEAEALEEALRQRAIAQQRVSRFEGQAQNAENRAERAAADQAAAAAQVQAAEADLTAAQSRIRLIERLRAEQRARLADRQGAIIGLTAALQTMARRPPALALVHQGSISDLVHIRSLFATTLPIVRERTAGLRAEVVRGSNLRLQADRAVAVLEQRQEDLEERRVQLAELEQGSRAQARQLQRSAMIESDRVLALGEDARDIRGLMEELDRQAAVRADLMALPGPRLRPAQPGEARAPTQQTARRDTSRRPPYRLPVMGEVVEGLGEVSDAGVRSRGLTIATQPRAQVIAPTAGRVSYAGDFRGYGRIVIIDHSGGWTTLITDLASISVQVGEVVQQGAPIGRTGTERPTVTVELRRSGQPVDISSLVSRG; encoded by the coding sequence ATGATACTGCGCCTCCTCGCCATGATCGCGCTGTTCTCGGCGGTTCTCGCGCCCTTCGCGCTCGCCCAGCCGCGCACCGGCGCGGACGAGGCGGAGGCGCTGGAGGAAGCGCTGCGCCAGCGCGCCATCGCCCAGCAACGCGTCTCGCGGTTCGAGGGACAGGCGCAGAATGCCGAAAACCGCGCCGAGCGGGCCGCCGCCGACCAGGCCGCCGCCGCCGCGCAGGTGCAGGCGGCCGAAGCCGATCTCACGGCCGCGCAGAGCCGCATCCGGCTGATCGAGCGGCTGCGCGCCGAACAGCGGGCCCGGCTCGCCGATCGCCAGGGCGCGATCATCGGGCTGACGGCGGCGCTGCAGACCATGGCGCGCCGCCCGCCCGCGCTCGCGCTCGTCCATCAGGGCAGCATCAGCGATCTCGTCCATATCCGCTCGCTCTTCGCGACGACCCTGCCGATCGTCCGCGAGCGCACGGCCGGGCTGCGCGCCGAGGTCGTGCGCGGCTCCAATCTGCGTCTTCAGGCGGACCGCGCCGTGGCGGTGCTCGAGCAGCGGCAGGAGGATCTGGAAGAGCGCCGCGTCCAGCTCGCCGAACTCGAACAGGGTTCGCGCGCGCAGGCGCGCCAGCTCCAGCGTTCGGCGATGATCGAAAGTGACCGGGTGCTGGCGCTCGGCGAGGACGCCCGCGATATCCGCGGCCTGATGGAGGAACTCGACCGGCAGGCGGCGGTGCGCGCGGATCTGATGGCGCTGCCCGGCCCGCGCCTGCGCCCGGCCCAGCCCGGCGAGGCGCGAGCGCCGACCCAGCAGACTGCTCGCCGCGACACCAGCCGCCGCCCCCCCTACCGCCTCCCCGTCATGGGGGAAGTGGTCGAAGGGCTGGGGGAAGTTTCCGATGCCGGCGTCCGCTCGCGCGGGCTCACGATCGCGACCCAGCCCCGCGCGCAGGTGATCGCGCCGACCGCCGGCCGGGTCAGCTATGCCGGCGATTTTCGCGGCTATGGCCGGATCGTGATCATCGACCATAGCGGCGGCTGGACGACGCTGATCACCGATCTTGCATCGATCAGCGTTCAGGTCGGCGAGGTCGTCCAGCAGGGCGCGCCAATCGGCCGGACCGGCACGGAACGGCCGACGGTTACCGTCGAACTGCGCCGCAGCGGCCAGCCCGTCGATATCTCCTCGCTCGTAAGCCGGGGTTAA
- a CDS encoding S41 family peptidase, producing the protein MARPFISAIGAVGTLALIPAFTATLAAVDVDTYRELDQFMDVFERVRAEYVEEISDEALMRGAIDGMLSSLDPHSSFLDETGFERLTTQSQGEYGGLGLTVTLEDGAVKVIAPFEDTPADRAGIQAGDYITHLDGELIFGGTLDEAVEEMRGAPGTSIQLRVVRPGRDEPLEFTVTREIIELHAVEWEVQDRVGIININTFNRNTGEEVRAAIAAIDQSLGGRPTGYVIDLRSNPGGLLDQAIAVSDVFLERGEVVSQRGRRTSDIERYYARAGDETNGLPLVVVVDAGTASASEIVAGALQDHRRALVIGERTFGKGSVQTILPLSENTALRLTTARYYTPAGNSVQEGGIEPDLDVPQLSNPDWRDAPRFREADLRRHLINEEAVQEDVIEDDVRDDPRFSATAEELAEQGIDDFQMHYAVETIARLAREGRPTATASVSGQ; encoded by the coding sequence ATGGCAAGACCTTTTATCAGCGCGATCGGTGCCGTCGGCACATTGGCGCTCATCCCGGCATTCACGGCGACGCTGGCCGCCGTCGATGTCGATACCTATCGCGAACTCGACCAGTTCATGGACGTGTTCGAGCGCGTCCGCGCCGAATATGTCGAGGAAATCAGCGATGAGGCCCTGATGCGCGGGGCGATCGACGGCATGTTGTCGAGCCTAGATCCGCACAGTTCCTTTCTCGACGAAACCGGTTTCGAGCGGCTGACGACGCAGAGCCAGGGCGAATATGGCGGGCTCGGGCTTACCGTGACGCTCGAGGACGGTGCCGTGAAGGTCATCGCGCCGTTCGAGGACACGCCGGCCGATCGCGCCGGTATTCAGGCCGGCGACTATATCACGCATCTGGACGGCGAACTGATATTCGGCGGCACGCTCGACGAAGCGGTCGAAGAGATGCGCGGGGCGCCGGGCACGTCGATCCAGCTGCGCGTCGTCCGTCCGGGCCGGGACGAACCGCTCGAATTCACGGTGACGCGCGAGATCATCGAGTTGCACGCCGTCGAATGGGAGGTGCAGGACCGGGTCGGCATCATCAATATAAACACGTTCAACCGCAACACGGGCGAGGAAGTGCGCGCGGCGATCGCGGCGATCGACCAGTCGCTCGGCGGTCGGCCGACCGGCTATGTCATCGACCTCAGATCGAACCCGGGCGGGCTGCTCGACCAGGCGATCGCGGTGTCCGACGTGTTCCTCGAACGCGGCGAGGTCGTCTCGCAGCGCGGGCGGCGCACCAGCGATATCGAACGCTATTACGCGCGCGCCGGGGACGAGACCAACGGCCTGCCGCTCGTCGTCGTCGTCGACGCGGGCACCGCGTCCGCTTCGGAGATCGTCGCGGGCGCGCTGCAGGATCATCGCCGCGCGCTGGTCATCGGTGAGCGGACGTTCGGCAAGGGATCGGTGCAGACCATCCTGCCGCTGTCGGAAAACACGGCGCTGCGCCTCACCACGGCGCGCTACTATACGCCGGCCGGCAACTCGGTGCAGGAGGGCGGCATCGAGCCCGATCTCGACGTCCCGCAGCTCTCCAACCCCGACTGGCGGGACGCGCCGCGCTTCCGCGAGGCCGATCTGCGCCGTCACCTGATCAACGAAGAGGCGGTCCAGGAGGATGTGATCGAGGACGATGTCCGCGACGATCCGCGCTTCTCGGCGACCGCCGAAGAGCTGGCCGAACAGGGCATCGACGATTTCCAGATGCACTATGCGGTCGAGACGATCGCGCGGCTGGCCCGGGAGGGTCGCCCGACCGCCACTGCGTCGGTGTCCGGACAGTAG
- a CDS encoding disulfide bond formation protein B produces MATASIGLARLLALAVPAALLAGALGSEHIGGLYPCEMCHWQRWPHYAAVPLALLAIILSDRSIGNLFLWLATLAIFTSGAIGVFHAGVEYGWWEGLTSCATTAGGSGDFLADIMATPVISCDQPQWTLFGVSLAGFNAIISIGAAMVIAWLIRRPTR; encoded by the coding sequence ATGGCGACCGCTTCGATCGGCCTTGCGCGCCTGTTGGCGCTCGCCGTCCCTGCGGCACTGCTCGCCGGGGCTCTGGGTTCTGAACATATTGGCGGGCTATACCCTTGCGAAATGTGCCATTGGCAGCGCTGGCCGCACTACGCCGCGGTACCGCTGGCCTTGCTGGCCATCATTCTCAGTGACCGCAGCATCGGCAATCTCTTCCTCTGGCTCGCAACCTTGGCGATTTTCACGAGTGGCGCGATCGGCGTCTTCCACGCCGGCGTCGAATATGGCTGGTGGGAAGGCCTGACCAGCTGCGCGACAACGGCTGGCGGCAGCGGGGATTTCCTTGCCGATATCATGGCGACGCCCGTGATATCCTGCGATCAGCCCCAATGGACGTTGTTTGGTGTGTCACTGGCCGGATTTAACGCGATAATTTCGATCGGCGCTGCTATGGTGATCGCATGGCTGATACGCAGACCGACCCGCTAG
- a CDS encoding demethoxyubiquinone hydroxylase family protein: protein MADTQTDPLALPGDPRPDIDSMIRVDQAGEYGATRIYAGQLAILGDRSPAARSIARMAEQERRHCDRFDELTIERGVRPSLLQPLWDRAGYALGAATALLGPEAAMACTAAIETEIDLHYGEQLEELGDTDPELSEMIAEFQAEEVEHRETAIAEGAEQAPAYPLLSGAIRLGCRLAIAAAKRI from the coding sequence ATGGCTGATACGCAGACCGACCCGCTAGCCCTTCCCGGCGACCCTCGACCCGATATCGATTCGATGATCCGGGTCGACCAGGCCGGCGAATATGGCGCAACCCGCATCTATGCCGGCCAGCTCGCGATCCTAGGCGACCGGAGCCCGGCCGCCCGTTCGATAGCGCGCATGGCCGAGCAGGAACGCCGCCATTGCGACCGGTTCGACGAGTTGACGATCGAGCGCGGTGTGCGTCCTTCCCTGCTGCAGCCGCTCTGGGACCGCGCCGGCTATGCGCTCGGCGCCGCGACCGCGCTGCTCGGCCCGGAAGCTGCAATGGCCTGCACCGCCGCCATCGAGACGGAAATCGATCTGCACTATGGCGAACAGTTGGAGGAACTGGGCGATACCGATCCGGAGCTCAGCGAAATGATCGCCGAATTTCAGGCCGAAGAGGTCGAGCATCGGGAAACCGCTATCGCCGAAGGTGCGGAACAGGCTCCGGCCTATCCGTTACTATCCGGTGCGATCCGGCTCGGCTGCCGCCTTGCGATCGCAGCCGCCAAGCGGATTTGA
- a CDS encoding DUF885 domain-containing protein, which translates to MRTLILALALGTATPAMAAPDDDLATLMDEVWAAALRENPVLATSVGVRDYDDRVSDISLAARDRRAAEAQAYLDRLRAIPEDQLSADARTDYGILERMLSESIEANGFAQRVMLFTTYSGWHQNFAGLAQGLPFQTPGDFESYLTRLRLYPSINDEAIRISTEAADGGYTLPCAVLDGYERSISGVIGEDVTASRFYEPFTRPRPPGISEAAFDRYAAEARAIISTVLAPEYDEHLQWYRETYYPACRQEVGISSQPGGPEFYAFRIRQMTTTNLSAEEIHRIGLDEVARIRAEMEAVTEEAGFETREAFIDHLRTDPRYYAETPEELMAATALQAKELDGLMPTMFGTLPRLPYGIRAVPDEIAEGTTTAYYSPGSPQTGIAGFYYVNTSLLDQRPLWEIPALSAHEGVPGHHHQIALQLEVDTHPLRQNLAFFTAFIEGWGLYSERLGIEMGIYDTPAENMGRLSYEMWRACRLVVDTGIHALGWSKEQAIAFMRENTALTDANIEAEVNRYISWPGQALAYKLGELRIRELRARAEEALRDDFDVRLFHDAVLEQGSVPLDVLEAQIDRWIAARQAETES; encoded by the coding sequence ATGCGCACACTGATACTGGCCCTCGCGCTCGGCACGGCCACACCTGCAATGGCAGCGCCCGACGACGATCTCGCGACGCTGATGGACGAAGTCTGGGCCGCCGCTCTGCGCGAAAACCCCGTACTCGCGACGAGCGTCGGCGTGCGCGACTATGACGACCGCGTGTCCGATATCAGCCTGGCCGCGCGCGATCGCCGGGCCGCCGAGGCGCAGGCCTATCTCGATCGCCTGCGCGCGATACCCGAAGACCAGCTCTCCGCCGATGCCCGCACCGATTACGGGATTCTCGAACGCATGCTCAGCGAGTCGATCGAGGCCAACGGTTTCGCGCAGCGCGTGATGCTGTTCACCACCTATTCTGGCTGGCACCAGAATTTCGCCGGGCTCGCCCAGGGCCTGCCGTTCCAGACGCCGGGCGACTTCGAAAGCTATCTGACGCGGCTGCGGTTGTACCCCTCGATAAACGACGAGGCGATCCGGATTTCGACCGAGGCGGCGGACGGCGGTTATACGCTGCCCTGCGCCGTGCTCGACGGTTATGAGCGTTCGATCTCGGGCGTGATCGGCGAGGACGTAACCGCGTCGCGCTTCTACGAGCCCTTTACCCGGCCGCGTCCGCCGGGCATCAGCGAAGCGGCGTTCGATCGCTATGCCGCCGAGGCGCGCGCGATCATCAGCACCGTACTTGCGCCCGAATATGACGAGCATCTGCAATGGTATCGCGAAACCTATTATCCCGCCTGCCGTCAGGAGGTGGGCATATCCTCCCAACCCGGCGGCCCGGAATTCTACGCCTTCCGCATCCGGCAGATGACGACGACCAATCTGTCGGCCGAGGAAATCCACCGGATCGGGCTCGACGAGGTTGCGCGCATCCGGGCGGAGATGGAGGCGGTAACCGAAGAAGCCGGGTTCGAGACGCGCGAGGCCTTTATCGACCATCTGCGCACCGACCCCCGATATTATGCCGAAACGCCCGAGGAGCTGATGGCGGCGACGGCCCTCCAGGCCAAGGAGCTGGACGGACTGATGCCGACCATGTTCGGTACGCTGCCGCGCCTCCCCTACGGTATTCGCGCGGTACCCGACGAAATCGCCGAGGGAACGACGACCGCCTATTACAGCCCCGGATCGCCGCAGACCGGCATCGCGGGCTTCTATTATGTCAACACTTCGCTGCTCGATCAGCGGCCGCTCTGGGAAATCCCGGCGCTTTCGGCGCATGAGGGCGTGCCCGGGCATCATCACCAGATCGCGTTGCAGCTCGAAGTCGACACCCATCCGCTGCGCCAGAATCTCGCCTTCTTCACCGCCTTTATCGAGGGCTGGGGCCTCTATTCGGAGCGGCTCGGCATCGAGATGGGGATTTACGATACGCCGGCGGAAAATATGGGGCGGCTGTCCTATGAAATGTGGCGCGCCTGCCGGCTGGTCGTCGACACCGGCATTCATGCGCTGGGCTGGTCCAAGGAACAGGCGATCGCCTTCATGCGCGAGAATACGGCGCTGACCGACGCCAATATCGAGGCCGAGGTCAACCGCTACATCTCATGGCCCGGCCAGGCGCTGGCGTACAAGCTGGGCGAGCTGCGGATCCGGGAGCTGCGCGCGCGCGCCGAAGAGGCGCTGCGCGATGATTTCGACGTCCGGCTGTTCCACGATGCGGTGCTGGAGCAGGGTTCGGTGCCGCTCGACGTGCTGGAGGCGCAGATCGACCGCTGGATCGCCGCCCGGCAGGCGGAAACGGAAAGCTAA
- a CDS encoding dodecin, whose translation MSDNIYKVTEVVGTSETSIEDAITGAIERTAKTVRDIGWFEVTDTRGHVVDGKVAHYQVTLRIGFHLQD comes from the coding sequence ATGAGCGACAATATCTACAAGGTCACCGAAGTCGTCGGCACCTCCGAGACGAGCATCGAAGACGCGATCACGGGGGCCATCGAACGCACCGCCAAAACGGTCCGCGATATCGGCTGGTTCGAAGTGACCGACACGCGCGGCCATGTCGTCGACGGCAAGGTCGCCCATTATCAGGTCACGCTGCGGATCGGCTTCCACCTCCAGGACTAG
- a CDS encoding PH domain-containing protein, with translation MSAEPESWSRLHPATLAIRGVERLPGLVLGLPAAAYFIGGSGFAVAAFLAFAGLIASMLFAYVYWRRFTYWIGEEQLVIESGILNRNRRTIPFDRIQDISLEQKLLARLFGVSIARIETGSAGGDEGELNCISRAEADRLRDRIRTYKAGNAASAAAAPEDRAERSEPVLFSMDVGRLVVAGLFNFSLFFLAIFGGIWQYMGSYLPASYLDPGQWIDDYGDQAMGLVSALSVLSFVMLLLAIGVVTGLARTVARDFGFRLTRTETGLRRQRGLFTRTDVVIPLRRVQAAIVSTGIVKRLFGWHGLAVQSLGSDGDAGTHHVVAPLARRPDLDPILDELAMPSPPPVEAFTRVSPRLIWRSWVEDGAGLAAVIAIASLFWSGAPWLALLALPLLIAPVLQYCAHGYCIAEDTLFVRRGFWRPRVTILPLARTQSATLVRGLTQRGFGLATLVVGTAGASLAAPLRILDLDEGAARRLFGGKLLST, from the coding sequence ATGAGCGCAGAGCCGGAAAGCTGGTCGCGCCTCCATCCGGCGACGCTGGCGATACGCGGTGTCGAGCGCCTGCCCGGACTGGTTCTGGGCCTTCCCGCGGCCGCCTATTTCATCGGCGGGAGCGGGTTCGCGGTCGCCGCCTTTCTGGCGTTCGCCGGCCTGATCGCATCGATGCTGTTCGCTTATGTCTATTGGCGGCGGTTCACCTACTGGATCGGCGAAGAACAGCTGGTGATCGAAAGCGGTATATTGAACCGCAACCGGCGGACGATTCCGTTCGACCGGATTCAGGACATCAGTCTCGAGCAGAAGCTGCTGGCACGCCTGTTCGGCGTCTCGATCGCCCGGATCGAAACCGGCAGCGCCGGTGGCGACGAAGGGGAGCTCAATTGTATCAGCCGGGCGGAGGCCGACCGGCTGCGCGACAGGATTCGCACCTATAAGGCAGGCAATGCGGCAAGCGCAGCCGCAGCGCCGGAGGACAGGGCGGAACGCAGTGAGCCCGTGCTATTCTCGATGGATGTCGGCCGGCTCGTCGTCGCCGGGCTGTTCAATTTCTCGCTTTTCTTTCTCGCGATTTTCGGCGGAATCTGGCAATATATGGGCAGTTATCTGCCGGCCAGCTATCTCGATCCGGGCCAGTGGATCGACGATTATGGCGATCAGGCAATGGGGCTCGTCTCGGCGCTTTCCGTCCTGTCCTTCGTCATGCTGTTGCTCGCCATCGGTGTCGTCACCGGCCTCGCGCGGACGGTCGCGCGCGATTTCGGCTTCCGGCTCACCCGGACGGAAACGGGGCTGCGGCGCCAGCGCGGGCTGTTTACGCGGACCGATGTCGTCATCCCGCTTCGCCGCGTACAGGCGGCAATCGTGTCGACCGGCATCGTCAAGCGGCTGTTCGGCTGGCACGGCCTGGCGGTCCAGAGTCTCGGCAGCGACGGCGATGCGGGCACCCATCATGTCGTCGCGCCGCTTGCCCGGCGACCCGACCTCGATCCGATCCTCGACGAACTGGCTATGCCGTCGCCGCCACCGGTTGAGGCCTTCACCCGGGTCTCGCCGCGGCTGATATGGCGCAGTTGGGTCGAGGATGGCGCCGGGCTGGCGGCTGTGATCGCGATCGCGTCGCTATTCTGGAGCGGCGCCCCATGGCTGGCCCTGCTGGCGCTGCCGCTGCTGATCGCGCCGGTGCTGCAATATTGCGCGCACGGCTATTGCATCGCCGAGGACACGCTTTTCGTCCGACGGGGCTTCTGGCGGCCGCGCGTCACGATCCTGCCGCTTGCCAGGACACAATCGGCGACCCTGGTCCGCGGCCTGACGCAACGCGGCTTCGGCCTCGCCACATTGGTCGTCGGCACGGCCGGCGCTTCGCTCGCCGCTCCGCTCCGGATACTGGATCTCGACGAGGGCGCGGCGCGCCGACTGTTCGGCGGGAAGCTCCTGTCCACCTAG
- a CDS encoding PH domain-containing protein — translation MTDIRMADTAASPDIRTTQLTPLDTRQKSVLRIRAILGGLPPLAMLAVGDVVAAGELGFTAGWIGGAGLLLYLATVLLLPGRRYRRWGYYQGDAGILIASGLLIRRETIVPYDRVQHIDVSRGPIERSFGVSTLTLHTAGSYNSTVDLPGLALEDANRMRDEIRAHISEDLP, via the coding sequence ATGACCGACATTCGCATGGCCGATACCGCCGCTTCGCCGGATATCCGGACGACGCAACTGACGCCCCTCGATACCCGCCAGAAAAGCGTTCTCAGGATCCGGGCGATACTCGGCGGGCTGCCGCCCCTGGCGATGCTCGCGGTCGGCGATGTCGTGGCGGCGGGCGAGCTCGGCTTTACCGCCGGCTGGATCGGCGGTGCGGGGCTGCTCCTCTATCTGGCAACGGTGCTGTTGCTTCCGGGGCGCCGCTATCGCCGCTGGGGCTATTATCAGGGAGATGCCGGGATCCTCATCGCATCCGGCCTGCTCATTCGCCGGGAAACCATCGTCCCCTATGACCGGGTCCAGCATATCGACGTGTCGCGCGGTCCGATCGAGCGGAGCTTTGGCGTTTCGACGCTGACCCTGCACACGGCGGGCAGTTATAACAGCACAGTCGATCTTCCAGGGCTCGCGCTCGAGGATGCCAACCGGATGCGCGACGAGATCCGCGCCCATATCAGCGAGGACCTGCCATGA
- a CDS encoding hemerythrin domain-containing protein, which translates to MADEKIFARLKEDHDKHRTMLDLIDKTQGDSEGRRELFGRFKTEVTAHAAAEEETLYATMLADPDLRDKSQHSVAEHKELEDYLAELEEMDYSSTGWLTRFRTMKDRYLHHIEEEENEMFIAAAKGLTEETEKQLAEKFEQRKPDELERAS; encoded by the coding sequence ATGGCAGACGAGAAGATTTTCGCCCGGCTCAAGGAAGACCATGACAAGCATCGCACGATGCTCGACCTGATCGACAAGACCCAGGGCGACAGCGAGGGCCGGCGCGAACTGTTCGGCCGGTTCAAGACCGAAGTGACCGCCCATGCCGCCGCCGAGGAAGAAACGCTCTACGCAACGATGCTCGCCGATCCCGACCTGCGCGACAAATCGCAGCATTCGGTGGCCGAGCACAAGGAGCTCGAAGATTATCTCGCGGAACTGGAGGAGATGGACTATTCCTCGACCGGCTGGCTGACCCGCTTTCGCACGATGAAGGATCGCTATCTTCATCACATCGAGGAAGAAGAGAATGAGATGTTCATCGCGGCGGCCAAGGGCCTGACCGAGGAAACCGAAAAACAGCTCGCCGAAAAGTTCGAACAGCGCAAACCGGACGAACTCGAACGGGCCTCCTAG
- a CDS encoding glycerophosphodiester phosphodiesterase family protein gives MRYVFLSLLLCLTPACTTIVPTPVIGDSLIIAHRGASAERPEHTLEAYTLAIEQGADYIEPDLVMTRDGILVARHENEISATTDIADRPEFADRRTTKTIDGRSVTGWFTEDFTLVELRTLRARERLPELRPDSATHDGRYRVPTLAEIIELVGRQDRPVGLIPEIKHPGYFASIGLPMEKVLAQQLAEAGYDTETDLAMIQSFEIAPLAALDILTDVRLVQLVARAGSPADAPGTSYAHMATPEGLRAVAAYADAIGPDKTLVARWDGSATAPTATSLVADAHAAGLAVIPYTFRPENYFLPEALRRGADPRARGDSRSEIAAYIALGIDGLFTDETTAGVSAVGIIPTTED, from the coding sequence ATGCGATATGTTTTTTTGTCCCTGTTGTTGTGTCTGACACCAGCCTGCACCACGATCGTGCCCACTCCGGTGATCGGCGACTCTCTTATCATCGCGCATCGCGGCGCGTCGGCCGAACGGCCGGAACATACGCTCGAAGCGTACACGCTCGCGATCGAGCAGGGCGCGGATTATATCGAGCCCGATCTCGTGATGACGCGAGACGGCATATTGGTCGCGCGCCACGAGAACGAGATTTCGGCGACGACCGATATTGCCGACCGCCCCGAATTCGCCGACCGCCGGACGACCAAGACGATCGACGGCCGCAGCGTCACCGGCTGGTTTACCGAGGATTTCACGCTGGTCGAGCTGCGCACGCTGAGGGCGCGCGAGCGGCTGCCCGAGCTTCGTCCCGACAGCGCCACGCATGACGGCCGCTATCGGGTGCCGACACTTGCGGAGATCATCGAACTTGTCGGGCGCCAGGACCGGCCGGTCGGGCTAATCCCGGAAATCAAGCATCCGGGCTATTTCGCCTCGATCGGCCTGCCGATGGAAAAGGTACTGGCCCAACAGCTCGCCGAGGCCGGCTATGACACCGAAACGGATCTGGCGATGATCCAGTCGTTCGAGATCGCGCCGCTCGCCGCGCTCGACATATTGACGGACGTGCGCCTCGTGCAACTCGTGGCGCGCGCGGGCAGCCCGGCGGACGCGCCCGGTACAAGCTATGCGCATATGGCCACGCCCGAAGGGCTGCGCGCCGTCGCCGCCTATGCGGACGCCATCGGGCCGGACAAGACGTTGGTCGCGCGCTGGGACGGTTCAGCAACCGCACCAACCGCGACATCACTGGTCGCCGACGCGCATGCGGCTGGCTTGGCCGTCATCCCCTATACCTTCCGCCCGGAAAATTATTTTCTGCCCGAGGCGCTCCGGCGCGGCGCCGATCCGCGCGCACGCGGCGATAGCCGCAGCGAGATCGCCGCCTATATCGCGCTCGGCATCGACGGGCTGTTTACCGACGAAACGACTGCCGGTGTTTCGGCAGTTGGCATAATCCCGACAACCGAGGACTGA